A part of Mycolicibacterium sp. TUM20985 genomic DNA contains:
- a CDS encoding PaaI family thioesterase: protein MLDFPVENLSAEDVKRLRGIYEPLTASVRDLIDATIRTEMDADSVAKAKADIDAATARLRGRQLEGSFGVRFGSDGDQMPWGNVVIGMRNPVAPPLSFTRTADGTLTADFTLGAAYEGPPGHVHGGVAALILDHALGDAASSPDKPRLTGTITLRYRRMTPLGPLHVQAAIVRTDGVKTFATGHLADADGVTVEAEGVFITPRWARE from the coding sequence GTGCTTGACTTCCCCGTGGAGAACCTGAGCGCCGAGGACGTCAAGCGGTTGCGCGGTATCTACGAACCCCTGACGGCATCGGTCCGCGACCTCATCGACGCGACCATCCGCACCGAGATGGACGCGGACTCCGTGGCGAAGGCGAAGGCCGACATCGACGCGGCCACGGCGCGCCTGCGTGGCAGACAGCTCGAGGGCTCCTTCGGCGTGCGCTTCGGCAGCGATGGCGATCAGATGCCCTGGGGCAACGTCGTGATCGGAATGCGCAATCCCGTGGCCCCGCCCCTGTCCTTCACGCGGACCGCCGACGGAACGCTCACCGCCGACTTCACCCTCGGCGCCGCCTACGAAGGGCCGCCGGGCCACGTGCACGGCGGTGTGGCCGCGCTCATCCTCGACCACGCCCTCGGTGACGCGGCGAGTTCGCCGGACAAGCCACGGCTCACGGGCACCATCACCCTGCGCTACCGCCGGATGACGCCGCTCGGCCCGCTGCACGTGCAGGCGGCGATCGTCCGCACCGACGGCGTCAAGACGTTCGCCACAGGCCATCTCGCCGACGCCGATGGCGTGACGGTCGAGGCGGAGGGCGTGTTCATCACGCCACGGTGGGCGCGCGAATAG
- a CDS encoding TetR/AcrR family transcriptional regulator produces MVPTRTRNAKETRADILAAARTRFGNEGYERTTLRAVAADVGVDPALVIRYFGSKQDLFAAAAEFTLDLPSLAGVDPDHLAEVLLPKFFAVWEDDTTFVALLRAAMTSAIAADTMRQVFATQVAPVLAAAALDHHAQRAGLVGAFIIGLATTRYVLNNPAVANLTHAELIGWATPVVRHILVGPAPTT; encoded by the coding sequence ATGGTTCCCACCCGGACCCGCAACGCCAAGGAAACCCGCGCCGACATCCTCGCCGCAGCGCGAACCCGCTTCGGCAACGAGGGCTACGAGCGCACCACCCTCAGAGCGGTCGCCGCCGACGTCGGGGTCGATCCCGCCTTGGTCATCCGGTACTTCGGCAGCAAACAGGATCTCTTTGCCGCCGCCGCCGAGTTCACCCTCGACCTTCCGTCACTTGCCGGCGTCGACCCCGACCACCTCGCCGAGGTTCTGCTGCCGAAGTTCTTCGCGGTCTGGGAGGACGACACCACGTTCGTGGCCCTCCTTCGAGCGGCGATGACGAGCGCCATCGCGGCCGACACAATGCGCCAGGTGTTCGCCACGCAGGTGGCGCCCGTCCTGGCCGCCGCCGCGCTCGATCATCACGCGCAGCGCGCCGGCCTCGTCGGCGCCTTCATCATCGGGCTCGCGACCACCCGCTACGTCCTGAACAATCCCGCCGTGGCGAACCTGACCCACGCCGAGCTGATCGGCTGGGCCACTCCGGTGGTCCGCCACATCCTCGTCGGACCCGCCCCGACGACGTAG
- a CDS encoding TetR/AcrR family transcriptional regulator: MPIRTHSADPRAERVRTLLRDAAFALAHERPVDEITVGDLVARAGVSRQVFYRHFTDRDDAVATAFAVAFAAAVADIQGDARARIVELFAFAAEHRAMYRNVVPSAVTQRVVSAFRQELLPACEEIAAQGMHVVGPIADIAPDSVSRFLVGGFQEVLRSWMEDPDATDLRGRVTAALDTVDALLGLPAATD, from the coding sequence ATGCCCATCCGCACCCACAGCGCCGACCCGCGTGCCGAGCGCGTCCGCACACTGTTGCGCGACGCCGCCTTCGCGCTGGCGCACGAGCGGCCGGTCGACGAGATCACCGTCGGTGACCTGGTAGCCCGGGCCGGCGTCAGCCGACAGGTCTTCTACCGTCACTTCACCGACCGCGACGATGCGGTGGCGACGGCGTTCGCGGTGGCGTTCGCCGCGGCGGTCGCCGACATCCAGGGCGATGCACGCGCGCGGATCGTCGAGTTGTTCGCGTTCGCCGCCGAGCACCGCGCGATGTACCGCAACGTGGTGCCCAGCGCCGTCACCCAGCGGGTCGTGTCCGCCTTCCGCCAAGAGCTCCTGCCCGCCTGCGAGGAGATCGCCGCGCAGGGCATGCACGTGGTCGGCCCCATCGCCGACATCGCTCCGGACTCCGTCAGCCGCTTCCTCGTCGGCGGTTTCCAGGAGGTGCTCCGGTCGTGGATGGAAGACCCGGACGCGACCGACCTCCGAGGGCGGGTGACCGCGGCGCTCGACACCGTCGACGCGCTGCTCGGTCTCCCCGCCGCCACCGACTGA
- a CDS encoding ABC-2 transporter permease, whose translation MGKHEAPHVHHAPHLTVANRRVSRADVRKMVLTMAGLTVFVIAMIASYSGAFAKPTLHHLDVAVAGPQQVVDAIRGQDTLEVTEVADAAAARALVYDRTTDAAFVVGQTGDLKIYVAGGGGRSVANASETVGRAIAAKAGLTPAVEDVAPTSPADPQGTVEFYAVIFLSIGATMGAAVFGLMMGSVRRLSTLALRTLSLAAYSALLAGGVTLYVDAVLGAITSHTWQVFGALWLYAIGVGGAVTGVAAAFGTVASAVVTLFLIIVGNAAAAGPVGLPLLSGFYRTFNAIVPQGSGVALLRSISYFDGNGALTPIVTLAIWGATGLALAVIAVLAPRAWTTYRASHDRYHVRHAGTDPAVLRPGVLSPVD comes from the coding sequence ATGGGCAAGCACGAAGCTCCGCACGTACACCACGCTCCGCACCTGACGGTGGCCAACCGGCGCGTCTCCCGCGCCGACGTCCGCAAGATGGTGTTGACGATGGCGGGGCTCACCGTCTTCGTCATCGCGATGATCGCGAGCTACTCGGGTGCCTTCGCCAAGCCGACGTTGCACCACCTCGACGTCGCCGTCGCCGGACCGCAGCAGGTGGTGGACGCGATTCGTGGTCAGGACACCCTCGAAGTGACCGAGGTCGCCGACGCCGCGGCCGCCCGCGCCCTGGTCTACGACCGCACCACCGACGCCGCCTTCGTCGTCGGCCAGACCGGTGATCTGAAGATCTACGTCGCGGGCGGCGGGGGTCGCAGCGTGGCCAACGCGTCGGAGACCGTCGGTCGCGCGATCGCCGCCAAGGCGGGCCTGACACCTGCCGTCGAGGACGTCGCGCCGACCTCGCCGGCCGATCCGCAGGGCACCGTCGAGTTCTACGCGGTGATCTTCCTGTCGATCGGCGCGACCATGGGCGCCGCGGTGTTCGGCCTGATGATGGGAAGCGTGCGCAGGCTGTCGACGCTGGCGCTTCGCACCCTGAGCCTCGCGGCGTACTCGGCGCTGCTGGCGGGCGGCGTGACGCTGTACGTCGACGCGGTCCTGGGGGCCATCACCAGCCACACCTGGCAGGTCTTCGGCGCCCTGTGGCTGTATGCGATCGGCGTCGGCGGTGCCGTCACCGGTGTCGCGGCCGCGTTCGGCACCGTGGCGTCGGCGGTGGTGACGCTCTTCCTGATCATCGTCGGCAACGCCGCCGCGGCAGGCCCGGTCGGGTTGCCGCTGCTGTCGGGCTTCTACCGGACGTTCAACGCCATCGTCCCGCAGGGCTCCGGTGTGGCACTGCTGCGCAGCATCTCCTACTTCGACGGCAACGGAGCCCTGACACCGATTGTCACCCTGGCCATTTGGGGTGCGACCGGACTCGCGCTCGCAGTGATCGCAGTGCTCGCCCCCAGGGCGTGGACGACCTATCGTGCCAGTCATGACCGTTACCACGTCCGACACGCCGGGACCGACCCAGCCGTACTACGACCTGGGGTCCTATCACCGGTCGATTGA
- a CDS encoding tetratricopeptide repeat protein has product MTVTTSDTPGPTQPYYDLGSYHRSIETPSAQAQLWFDRGMVWAYAFNHEESILCFERALALDPDLAIARWGIAYAIGPNYNKAWEAFDPADLTASLARARDEVDRAGTGRASAVERRLIDALATRFPADDLAAGHARYADAMSALAADFPDDVDVQALAADALVNVSAWALWDTRTGEPAPGSRVVEAKRLLDAALATQEGRRHPGVLHLYLHAMEMSARPEDALPAADLLRGLVPDAGHLQHMPSHIDVLCGDYHRSIDANLVAVQADRRFVEREGPLNFYSLYRAHDLHFVVYSAMFEGRYAAALQAADELAEQLTPELLSIESPPMADWLEAFAPLPVHVLIRFGRWDELIAEPLPDDVDLYCTTAATVHYGRGIAHAATGQLDRARAEREAFGTAYARIPDTRYLFNNTGRDILAVAGAMLDGEIAYRAESYDEAFDHLRRAIALDDSLPYDEPWGWMQPVRHAYGALLLEQGRVEEAAAVYAADLGLDPTLSRCCQHPGNVWSLHGYHECLTRLGRDDEAAVIGRQLDEAKARADVPIVASCACRLDVEDGDGGCCGSG; this is encoded by the coding sequence ATGACCGTTACCACGTCCGACACGCCGGGACCGACCCAGCCGTACTACGACCTGGGGTCCTATCACCGGTCGATTGAGACGCCGTCCGCCCAGGCGCAGCTGTGGTTCGACCGCGGCATGGTGTGGGCGTACGCGTTCAACCACGAGGAGTCGATCCTCTGCTTCGAGCGGGCGCTCGCGCTCGACCCCGACCTGGCCATCGCGCGGTGGGGTATCGCCTACGCGATCGGCCCGAACTACAACAAGGCGTGGGAGGCCTTCGACCCAGCCGACCTGACCGCCTCGTTGGCGAGGGCCCGTGACGAGGTGGACCGGGCAGGTACCGGGCGGGCGTCAGCCGTCGAGCGGCGCCTGATCGACGCGCTGGCCACCCGCTTCCCCGCCGACGACTTGGCGGCCGGCCACGCCCGCTACGCCGACGCCATGAGTGCGCTCGCCGCCGACTTCCCGGACGACGTCGACGTCCAGGCCCTGGCCGCCGACGCCTTGGTCAACGTCTCGGCGTGGGCGCTGTGGGACACCAGGACCGGTGAGCCCGCCCCCGGCTCGCGGGTGGTCGAGGCCAAACGCCTCCTCGACGCCGCGCTCGCCACCCAGGAGGGCCGACGGCACCCCGGCGTCCTGCACCTGTACCTGCACGCAATGGAGATGTCGGCGCGCCCCGAGGACGCCCTGCCGGCAGCGGACCTGTTGCGCGGCCTGGTCCCCGACGCCGGGCACCTGCAGCACATGCCCAGTCACATCGACGTCCTGTGCGGCGACTACCACCGGTCGATCGATGCGAATCTGGTTGCCGTGCAGGCGGACCGGAGGTTCGTGGAGCGCGAGGGTCCGCTCAACTTCTATTCGCTCTACCGGGCCCACGACCTGCACTTCGTGGTGTACTCGGCGATGTTCGAGGGCAGGTATGCGGCAGCCCTGCAAGCGGCCGACGAGCTGGCCGAGCAGCTGACCCCCGAGCTGTTGTCGATCGAATCGCCGCCGATGGCCGACTGGCTGGAGGCGTTCGCACCCCTGCCGGTACACGTCCTCATCCGCTTCGGTCGGTGGGACGAGCTGATCGCGGAGCCGCTGCCCGACGACGTCGACCTGTACTGCACGACGGCCGCGACCGTGCACTACGGCCGGGGTATCGCGCATGCCGCCACGGGACAGCTGGATCGGGCGCGGGCCGAACGCGAGGCCTTCGGCACGGCATACGCCCGGATCCCGGACACCCGGTATCTGTTCAACAACACGGGTCGTGACATCCTCGCCGTGGCAGGGGCCATGCTGGACGGCGAAATCGCCTATCGCGCAGAGAGTTACGACGAGGCCTTCGACCATCTTCGGCGGGCGATCGCTCTCGACGATTCCCTGCCGTACGACGAACCGTGGGGCTGGATGCAACCGGTCCGGCATGCGTACGGTGCGTTGCTGCTCGAGCAGGGCCGGGTCGAGGAGGCGGCCGCGGTATACGCCGCCGACCTCGGACTGGACCCGACGTTGAGCCGCTGCTGCCAGCATCCCGGCAACGTGTGGAGCCTGCACGGCTATCACGAGTGTCTGACGCGGCTGGGTCGCGACGACGAGGCCGCGGTCATCGGTCGGCAGCTCGACGAGGCAAAGGCCCGGGCGGACGTCCCGATCGTGGCGTCGTGCGCGTGCCGGCTCGACGTCGAGGACGGTGATGGCGGCTGTTGTGGCTCCGGTTAG
- a CDS encoding nucleoside deaminase, which yields MAISNGDLGHLRRCVELAGEAQAAGDEPFGSLLVDANGVVRLEARNRITEGPHGGDATRHPEFEIARWAASNLSPDERAAATVYTSGEHCPMCAAAHAWVGLGRIVYAASTAQMVDWLQIWGVSASPVAPLPITTIAPGVDAAGPAPELAEEMKVMYEGTFRR from the coding sequence GTGGCAATCAGCAACGGCGACCTCGGTCACCTGCGGCGTTGCGTCGAGCTGGCCGGGGAGGCGCAGGCGGCCGGTGACGAGCCGTTCGGTTCACTGCTGGTCGACGCCAACGGCGTCGTCCGCCTCGAGGCCAGGAACCGGATCACCGAGGGTCCCCACGGTGGCGACGCGACCCGGCACCCGGAGTTCGAGATCGCCCGCTGGGCCGCGTCGAACCTCTCGCCCGACGAACGCGCCGCCGCCACGGTCTACACCTCGGGTGAACACTGCCCGATGTGCGCAGCCGCCCACGCCTGGGTGGGTCTCGGCCGCATCGTGTACGCGGCGTCCACCGCGCAGATGGTCGACTGGCTGCAGATCTGGGGCGTGTCGGCCTCACCCGTCGCACCGTTGCCGATCACGACGATCGCCCCGGGTGTCGACGCCGCCGGGCCCGCACCCGAACTCGCCGAGGAGATGAAGGTCATGTACGAAGGGACTTTCCGAAGGTGA
- a CDS encoding alpha-amylase family protein, with product MTDPAWVEHAIWWQVYPLGFVGAFPADPPPTADEHRLRRVAAWFDHALELGASGIALGPVFASQTHGYDTVDHYAIDPRLGDDSDFDHLVEEARGRGLRILLDGVFNHVGTQFSRHRDALAGGDDSWFRKGRNGFATFEGHDGLVTLNHRNPAVVDYVVDVMLHWLRRGADGWRLDAAYAVPDAFWAEVLPRVRREFPDAWFVGEVIHGDYAGTVAASTFDSVTQYELWKAVWSSLNDGNFHELDHALTRHDEFLTAFVPMTFLGNHDVTRIASQLTDERHVGHALALLLTIGGTPSVYAGDEWGYRGVKEERVGGDDAVRPEFPSSPDESEHLGHDAFRLHQHLIGLRRRHPWLHDAHSSALHLTNRQYVYRTTSETGTLLVALNVDDEPLRKSLSDFDIDSARIAAGSGVPGEDRIDRIDVEPHGWVILEV from the coding sequence GTGACCGATCCAGCGTGGGTCGAGCACGCGATCTGGTGGCAGGTCTACCCGTTGGGGTTCGTCGGCGCCTTTCCCGCCGACCCTCCACCGACCGCCGACGAACACCGCCTGCGCCGCGTCGCCGCGTGGTTCGACCACGCGCTGGAGCTCGGCGCATCGGGTATCGCGCTCGGACCCGTCTTCGCCTCGCAGACACACGGTTACGACACGGTCGACCACTACGCGATCGACCCGCGCCTCGGCGACGACTCCGACTTCGACCACCTCGTCGAGGAGGCCCGCGGGCGGGGGTTGCGCATCCTCCTCGACGGGGTGTTCAACCACGTCGGTACCCAGTTCAGCCGCCATCGGGATGCGCTCGCGGGCGGTGACGACTCGTGGTTCCGCAAGGGCCGCAACGGGTTCGCCACCTTCGAGGGGCACGACGGGTTGGTCACCCTGAACCATCGCAACCCGGCCGTCGTCGACTACGTCGTCGACGTGATGCTGCACTGGTTGCGCCGAGGTGCCGACGGCTGGCGGTTGGACGCCGCCTACGCGGTGCCCGACGCGTTCTGGGCGGAGGTGCTGCCCAGGGTGCGCCGCGAGTTCCCCGATGCGTGGTTCGTCGGCGAGGTCATCCACGGCGACTACGCGGGCACCGTCGCCGCATCGACGTTCGACTCCGTGACGCAGTACGAACTGTGGAAGGCCGTCTGGAGCAGCCTCAACGATGGCAACTTCCACGAACTCGACCACGCCCTGACGCGGCACGACGAATTCCTCACCGCGTTCGTTCCGATGACGTTCCTCGGCAATCACGACGTCACCCGCATCGCCAGCCAACTCACCGACGAGAGACACGTCGGGCATGCGCTCGCGCTGCTGCTGACCATCGGGGGCACGCCGAGCGTGTATGCGGGCGACGAGTGGGGCTACCGCGGAGTCAAGGAGGAGCGTGTCGGTGGCGATGACGCCGTCCGGCCCGAGTTCCCCTCCAGCCCAGACGAATCCGAGCACCTCGGCCACGACGCATTCCGGCTTCATCAGCACCTGATCGGCCTGCGCCGTCGCCACCCGTGGCTGCACGATGCGCACTCGTCCGCCCTGCACCTGACCAACCGCCAGTACGTCTACCGGACCACCTCCGAAACCGGAACGCTGCTGGTGGCGCTCAACGTGGATGACGAGCCGCTGCGAAAGTCATTGTCGGACTTCGACATCGACAGCGCACGCATTGCCGCCGGCTCCGGTGTTCCCGGCGAGGACCGCATCGACCGCATCGATGTCGAGCCGCACGGCTGGGTCATCCTCGAGGTCTAG
- a CDS encoding DUF1810 domain-containing protein, producing the protein MDDPHQLERFVEAQHPVFDDVLDELRAGRKRSHWMWFVFPQLRGLGSTAMADRYGIGSREEALAYLGHDVLGPRLHQCARLVAQSGAVTAEALMGSVDAMKLASSMTLFAEVTDDDGDFTAVLHRYYGGQRDERTVRMLGPR; encoded by the coding sequence ATGGACGATCCTCATCAGCTGGAGCGCTTCGTCGAGGCGCAGCACCCCGTCTTCGACGACGTGCTGGACGAACTGCGCGCCGGTCGCAAGCGCTCGCACTGGATGTGGTTCGTCTTCCCGCAGCTGCGCGGGCTGGGGTCGACGGCGATGGCCGACCGGTACGGCATCGGCTCCCGCGAGGAGGCGCTCGCCTACCTCGGCCACGACGTACTGGGACCACGGCTGCACCAGTGCGCGCGGCTGGTGGCGCAGTCCGGTGCCGTCACCGCCGAGGCGTTGATGGGCTCGGTCGATGCGATGAAGCTCGCCTCGTCGATGACGCTGTTCGCCGAGGTGACCGACGATGACGGTGACTTCACCGCGGTGCTGCACAGGTACTACGGCGGCCAGCGCGACGAGCGGACCGTGCGCATGCTGGGGCCGCGCTAG
- a CDS encoding esterase family protein, which produces MKFDRMIRGTWLRRLVVGLMAAITLPGLIGFVGGSATAGAFSRPGLPVEYLDVFSPAMNRNIRVQFQGGGPHAIYLLDGLRAQDDYSGWDINTPAFEWTYGSGLSTVMPVGGQSSFYTDWYQPSKGNGQDYTYKWETFLTQELPAFLETNYGVSQNGNAVVGLSMAGGSALTYSIYYPQKFVYAASLSGFLNPSEGWWPMLIGLAMNDAGGYNAESMWGPSSDPAWKRNDPMVNLNQLVANNTRVWIYCGTGTPSDLDTGTSGGNLMSAQFLEGFTLRTNVAFRDSYLAAGGTNGVFNFPATGTHSWGYWGQQLQQMLPDVQRTLGAQATA; this is translated from the coding sequence ATGAAGTTCGACAGAATGATTCGTGGTACGTGGTTGCGCCGGTTGGTCGTTGGGCTGATGGCGGCGATCACCCTGCCCGGGCTGATCGGCTTCGTCGGGGGTTCGGCGACGGCTGGGGCGTTCTCCCGGCCCGGGCTGCCAGTGGAATACCTGGACGTGTTCTCCCCGGCGATGAACCGGAACATCCGGGTGCAGTTCCAAGGCGGTGGCCCGCATGCCATCTACCTGCTGGACGGCCTGCGCGCGCAGGACGACTACAGCGGCTGGGACATCAACACCCCCGCCTTCGAGTGGACCTACGGGTCCGGCCTCTCGACCGTGATGCCCGTCGGTGGTCAGTCGAGCTTCTACACCGACTGGTACCAGCCGTCGAAGGGTAACGGCCAGGACTACACCTACAAGTGGGAGACGTTCCTGACCCAGGAGCTGCCCGCCTTCCTCGAGACCAATTACGGTGTGTCACAGAACGGCAACGCCGTCGTCGGCCTGTCGATGGCCGGCGGAAGCGCCCTGACCTACTCGATCTACTACCCGCAGAAGTTCGTCTACGCGGCGTCGTTGTCGGGTTTCCTCAACCCGTCCGAGGGCTGGTGGCCGATGCTGATCGGGCTGGCGATGAACGACGCGGGTGGCTACAACGCCGAGAGCATGTGGGGTCCGTCGAGTGACCCGGCCTGGAAGCGCAACGACCCGATGGTGAACCTCAACCAGCTGGTCGCCAACAACACCAGGGTCTGGATCTACTGCGGCACCGGTACCCCGTCGGACCTCGACACCGGTACCTCCGGCGGCAACCTGATGTCGGCGCAGTTCCTCGAAGGGTTCACGTTGCGCACCAACGTGGCCTTCCGGGACAGCTACCTGGCCGCCGGCGGCACCAACGGCGTGTTCAACTTCCCGGCCACCGGCACCCACAGCTGGGGTTACTGGGGTCAGCAGCTGCAGCAGATGCTGCCCGACGTCCAGCGCACGCTGGGTGCTCAGGCCACCGCATAG
- a CDS encoding ATP-binding protein: protein MNPWRLRDFHDDDLDELISIWEQNRLPGEPLPAFGISEVVTSARGGQPCVVAVVGDQPVGMASGLVHGDRAWITMVALASRWRDRGIGSALLNELEQRLRVAGARRITAMLPPKAAGTTALSNGGYEERTGLSYFEKIDHLGSSDAGLLSALGAQVIPRGQWHAMAGMEAEKLVIERRIVLPLVEPSAAAEYAVTPPKAVILFGPPGTGKTSFAKAVAGRLGWPFVELFPSRLATPGVAMAGALRDAFATLADLDSVLVFIDEVEEIAGSRSGVPTDPAHGVTNELLKLIPAFRQHGDRLLVCATNSVRSLDSAILRPGRFDYVIPVGPPDATARAAIWARYLAPSDSTDVTQLVAASAMFTPADIEFAARKGSQSAFEREIEFRRGEPARTEDYLAAIADTRPTLTDAMLAEFEEDIAQCTRL, encoded by the coding sequence ATGAACCCCTGGCGACTGCGCGACTTCCACGACGACGACCTCGACGAGCTCATCTCGATCTGGGAGCAGAACCGACTCCCCGGTGAACCGTTGCCCGCGTTCGGCATATCCGAAGTGGTGACCAGTGCGCGTGGTGGTCAACCATGCGTCGTCGCGGTCGTCGGCGATCAACCGGTGGGCATGGCGAGTGGACTGGTCCACGGGGACCGGGCGTGGATCACGATGGTGGCGTTGGCGAGTCGCTGGCGCGATCGGGGTATTGGCAGCGCTCTGCTCAACGAACTCGAGCAGCGCCTAAGGGTGGCGGGGGCGCGGCGCATCACGGCGATGCTGCCCCCCAAGGCGGCCGGGACCACGGCGCTGTCGAATGGGGGCTACGAGGAGCGCACCGGGCTGAGTTACTTCGAGAAGATCGACCACCTGGGCTCGTCGGATGCGGGCTTGCTGTCAGCGCTTGGCGCGCAGGTCATCCCGCGCGGCCAGTGGCACGCCATGGCCGGAATGGAGGCCGAGAAGCTCGTCATCGAGCGACGCATCGTGTTACCCCTCGTAGAGCCAAGCGCTGCAGCCGAATACGCGGTGACGCCACCGAAGGCGGTGATCCTGTTCGGGCCACCCGGCACGGGCAAGACGAGTTTCGCCAAGGCCGTCGCCGGGCGGCTCGGCTGGCCGTTCGTCGAACTGTTTCCATCGCGGCTCGCCACGCCGGGTGTCGCGATGGCAGGGGCGCTGCGCGACGCCTTCGCGACCCTGGCCGACCTCGATTCCGTGCTGGTCTTCATCGACGAGGTGGAGGAGATCGCCGGTTCCCGTTCGGGCGTTCCCACGGATCCGGCGCACGGGGTGACCAACGAACTGCTCAAGCTGATTCCCGCCTTCCGCCAGCACGGGGACAGATTGCTCGTCTGCGCCACCAATTCGGTGCGGTCGCTGGATTCGGCGATTCTGCGGCCCGGGCGATTCGACTACGTCATCCCGGTCGGTCCACCCGATGCGACGGCCAGGGCCGCCATCTGGGCCAGGTATCTCGCGCCGTCGGACTCGACCGATGTCACCCAATTGGTGGCCGCCAGTGCGATGTTCACCCCTGCGGACATCGAGTTCGCCGCCCGCAAGGGATCTCAGTCCGCGTTCGAGCGCGAGATCGAGTTCCGACGCGGCGAGCCGGCACGCACCGAGGACTATCTGGCCGCGATCGCCGACACCCGGCCGACGTTGACCGACGCGATGCTCGCGGAATTCGAGGAGGACATCGCCCAATGCACCCGGCTGTGA
- a CDS encoding sensor histidine kinase — translation MTRERTSPWWRPRTLSRQLMYGVSALVTVVALTIGGLSVYSLHAYVTAMSDDEVSHSLAAFEHSYVTKPQPDGGMALSAFTGQAPGTLIAVLDDGEVVASAVFSDDQTIAASPAAVASIQSQDWGRPSPRTVKLGDLGNYRVVSSEEGDGQRLVSAVSLESVNAFVATKTVLVVAISLAAAILAGIGTVVLLRWALRPLRRVAATASRAATLPLAAEDHRIIDRVRKADSDPDNEVGIVGETLNRLLANVDTALAARAASDRRMRRFLTDASHELRTPLTAILGYAELTRQESESLPATTEYALARIESESRRMTALVSDMLLLSRLDEGQGLEMERVELTQLVVDAVNDATVSAPDHEWLTELPREPLWLMGDKAQLHQLVSNLLGNARHHTPAGVIVRTALRMVGSEAELTVSDDGPGIDAKLLPELFGRFVRGNRSRSGEGTSTGLGLAIVASITEAHGGTVTAHSAKGSTVFRVLLPIDGYDAR, via the coding sequence TTGACCCGCGAGCGCACCTCGCCCTGGTGGCGTCCGCGGACGCTCAGCCGCCAGCTGATGTACGGCGTCTCGGCGCTGGTAACCGTTGTCGCCCTCACCATTGGCGGCCTCTCGGTCTACAGCCTGCACGCCTACGTCACTGCGATGAGCGACGACGAGGTCTCGCACTCGCTGGCCGCGTTCGAACACTCCTACGTCACCAAGCCCCAGCCCGACGGCGGTATGGCGCTGAGTGCCTTCACAGGTCAGGCGCCGGGCACGCTGATCGCCGTGCTCGACGACGGAGAGGTGGTCGCGTCGGCGGTGTTCTCCGATGACCAGACCATCGCGGCCTCCCCGGCGGCGGTCGCCTCGATCCAGTCGCAGGACTGGGGTCGACCCTCACCGCGGACCGTGAAGCTGGGCGACCTCGGCAACTATCGGGTGGTCAGCAGCGAAGAAGGTGACGGCCAGCGGCTGGTGTCGGCCGTGTCACTGGAGAGCGTCAACGCGTTCGTCGCCACCAAGACCGTTCTGGTCGTGGCGATCTCACTCGCGGCCGCCATCCTTGCCGGCATCGGAACCGTCGTGCTGCTGCGGTGGGCCCTGCGACCGTTGCGCAGAGTCGCCGCCACCGCCTCGCGCGCCGCCACCTTGCCACTGGCCGCCGAGGACCACCGCATCATCGACCGCGTTCGCAAGGCCGACTCCGACCCGGACAACGAAGTCGGCATCGTGGGGGAGACCCTGAACCGCCTCTTGGCCAACGTCGACACGGCGCTGGCCGCCCGGGCCGCGTCCGATCGCCGGATGCGGCGGTTCCTCACCGACGCCAGCCACGAACTGCGCACACCGCTGACGGCGATCCTCGGTTACGCCGAACTGACCCGGCAGGAGAGTGAGTCGCTGCCCGCCACGACCGAATACGCGTTGGCCCGGATCGAGTCGGAGTCCCGCCGAATGACCGCTCTGGTCAGTGACATGCTGCTGTTGTCCCGTCTCGACGAGGGCCAGGGGCTCGAGATGGAGCGGGTCGAGCTCACCCAGCTGGTCGTCGATGCCGTCAACGACGCAACCGTCTCCGCGCCCGATCACGAATGGCTAACCGAGCTTCCCCGCGAGCCGCTGTGGCTGATGGGCGACAAGGCACAGCTCCATCAGCTGGTCAGCAACCTGTTGGGCAACGCTCGTCATCACACTCCCGCGGGAGTGATCGTGAGAACCGCCCTGCGGATGGTCGGGTCCGAGGCGGAGCTGACGGTCTCCGACGACGGGCCGGGGATCGACGCGAAGCTCCTACCCGAGTTGTTCGGCCGGTTCGTGCGAGGCAACCGGTCCCGGTCCGGCGAGGGCACCAGTACGGGACTGGGACTGGCCATCGTCGCCTCCATCACCGAGGCGCACGGCGGTACCGTCACCGCGCATTCAGCCAAGGGCAGCACCGTATTCCGCGTCCTGTTGCCGATCGATGGTTACGACGCTCGTTGA